From Eleftheria terrae, the proteins below share one genomic window:
- a CDS encoding Lrp/AsnC family transcriptional regulator, with amino-acid sequence MPSKIPKSGKTPALAEVTSGAAEAPHEGLDRYDVAILVELQQDARLSNAELAARIGLSPTPCWRRVKWLEEQGYIKGYRAEIDRHRIGLGVLAFVRVDAERNNATATRELEDAIRALPEVISCHYISGSGTFELQVMATDLDAYSRWAMDTLFKLPNVKDLHTSFSLGEVKASRALPLGHLKPRSR; translated from the coding sequence ATGCCCTCAAAGATCCCAAAATCAGGGAAAACCCCAGCGCTCGCGGAAGTGACTTCCGGCGCCGCCGAAGCGCCCCACGAGGGGCTGGATCGCTACGACGTGGCCATCCTCGTGGAGCTGCAGCAGGACGCGCGCCTGTCCAATGCCGAGCTGGCCGCGCGCATCGGGCTGTCGCCCACGCCGTGTTGGCGGCGGGTGAAGTGGCTGGAGGAGCAGGGCTACATCAAGGGCTACCGCGCGGAGATCGACCGGCACCGTATCGGCCTGGGCGTGCTGGCCTTCGTGCGGGTGGACGCCGAGCGCAACAACGCCACCGCCACCCGCGAGCTGGAGGATGCGATCCGGGCGCTGCCGGAGGTGATCTCCTGCCACTACATCTCCGGCTCGGGCACCTTCGAGCTGCAGGTGATGGCCACCGACCTCGACGCCTATTCGCGCTGGGCAATGGACACGCTCTTCAAGCTGCCCAACGTGAAGGACCTGCACACCAGCTTCTCGCTGGGCGAGGTGAAGGCCAGCCGGGCCCTGCCGCTGGGGCACCTGAAGCCGCGTTCGCGCTGA